Proteins from a genomic interval of Syngnathus acus chromosome 4, fSynAcu1.2, whole genome shotgun sequence:
- the tnfaip8l1 gene encoding tumor necrosis factor alpha-induced protein 8-like protein 1, which produces MDSFSTKSLALQAQKKLMSKMATKSMANLFIDDTSSEVLDELYRVTKEYTRNRKESQKIIKNLIKMVVKLGVLYRNNQFSGEELILVENFRKKVHTLAMTAVSFHQIDFTFDRRVMSALLNDCRELLHQAIKRHLTAKSHTRVNHIFNHFADCDFLAALYGPSEVYRAYLQRICSGVNKMLDEGNL; this is translated from the exons ATGGACTCTTTCAGCACAAAAAGCTTGGCCCTCCAGGCGCAAAAGAAACTAATGAGCAAGATGGCTACCAAGAGCATGGCTAACCTTTTCATCGACGACACCAGCAGCGAAGTGTTGGACGAGCTCTACCGGGTCACTAAGGAGTACACTCGCAACCGTAAAGAGTCCCAGAAGATCATCAAGAACCTGATCAAGATGGTTGTGAAGTTGGGCGTGCTTTATAGGAACAATCAGTTCAGTGGTGAGGAGTTGATCCTTGTGGAGAACTTCAG GAAGAAAGTCCACACTCTGGCCATGACGGCGGTCAGTTTCCACCAAATCGACTTCACCTTTGACCGCCGCGTCATGAGCGCCTTGTTGAACGACTGCCGCGAGCTGCTGCACCAGGCCATCAAACGTCACCTGACGGCCAAAAGCCACACGCGCGTCAACCACATCTTCAATCACTTTGCCGACTGCGACTTCCTGGCCGCTCTCTACGGGCCCTCCGAGGTTTATCGAGCTTACCTGCAGAGGATCTGCAGCGGCGTCAACAAGATGCTCGACGAGggaaacctttga